The DNA sequence CCTTTGGAGCGTTCACGCCAGTATTCTGTCTGAATTTTATCGTCATTATACCGATTAAACTCCTCGAAAGTCATATTGGTGGTCGGCCGGAAATTGACGTTACCCATTTTTTCATAAATGGTGTAATTGTTTCCCGTGTCAAGCTCCACATCGAGCTTAATGTTCGAAGGGTCTTTGAGGTACAGGGGCGAGCCCGACTGATAAGAGGAAAAAGGGTCCCCAGGACGGTCCACCTCAGTGGTGGTGTCAGGGGTTCTTCTTGGAATGTATTTTTGGTCTATACTATCTTTGGCGGTGCTGTCAGCCTGCACAGTATCTGCCTGTTGCACCAGCTGAAACAGCGGTGTGGCAGTGGCTGAGGCCAATGGGATTGCAAGTAGGGCAATAAAGGCAACCACCAAAAAATGATAGAATTGATCTTGGAAAGGCTTCAATACAGGATCGATTAAAAAAAGTGAGTTGAAAAAAGTTAGTTCTTAAGCGCCAATTTGATGATGTCTTCGACAGTAACATCACTTCCATGCTTTTTGATGATCGTCGCGATGCTTTTTTCGGCAGTAGCTTTCGGAATGCCGAGGGTGGTCAGGGCCATCAGGGCCTCTTCTTGAACTTGTGAGCCTTTGGCTGTAGTGCCTCCAGCAGGCGCTTCCAGGCCTTCTTTAATAAATTTGTCCTTAAGCTCAAGGATGATTCTCTGGGCAGTTTTTGCGCCAATCCCCTTAATTTTTTGCACGGTTTTTACATCCTCCGCTACAATGGCCTCCTTTAGGGCTTTAACTTCCATGGAAGAAAGCATGACCATAGCGGTATTTGCTCCGACGCCATTAACACTGATCAGCTGGGTGAAAAGCTTTTTTTCAGAGATGTCGAAAAAGCCAAACAGGGTATGTGAATCTTCTTTTACCTGCAGGTAAGTGGCCAGTCGAACTTCCTCTTTTTGGTCCTTTAGGCGATCATAAGTATTCAGTGAAATACGGATATTATAACCTATCCCTGCAGTTTCAATTACTACATAGGTAGGCTCTTTTTCGGCCAAACGACCTCGGATATATGCAATCATTGGTTCTTAAATTCTAAGGTGTAGTATCTCATTGGCAGTTCAGCCAATAAAACATCCTTAAATTAATAAACCTTCTACAATTATTAGTACCTCATTAAAGATTTAATCTTTTAATGTTTTCGATTTTTATCGGATTGGAGTTCTTTGGTATCAGAAATTACTCATATTGTTAGAGAATAGTCGTTTACTGACCATGCACCGTGATCATAACTCGCCTTTGCCCTCCATAATTCCGATGCTCGCCAAGATAGACCCCTTGCCATGTACCGAGGCATAGTGAGCCGTCTTTTATTGGAATAGTTATATTTGATCCGATTAATGAAGCTTTAATGTGTGCAGGCATGTCATCGGGACCTTCGTAGGTGTGCTCGAAGTATGGCGTATGTTCAGGAACGAGTTTGTTGATGAACGCTTCGAGGTCGGTACGGACAGTCGGGTCGGCATTTTCATTGAGCGATATACTGGCAGATGTATGTTGAATAAACAGGTGAAGGAGCCCTGTTTTTATTTGTCTGATCTCCGGCATGGCCTGAATAATCTGATCGGTAATCAGGTGAAATCCGCGAGGGTATTCTTTGAGCTGAAGTGTCGTTTGAAAGTACTGCATTTTTTAAAAAATAGATGTTGAGCCAAGATAACAGTTTTTGTCAGAAGGGTCAATCAAAGCTGAAATACGGACGGGCCATTTGTGTTTTTTGATCGTCCCATTCAAGGACGCTTTGTAAGTGGGCAATATTGGTGAATGGGAAATCTTCGCGTTGGTTACATATGGTTTTTACCATTTCGTATTCCAGGTATGGATGCCGAAGCAAAGCTTTAAATTCTGCTCGATTGATTGAAATAGGGGCGATTTTTACGGTGGCGATGCGCCCATGCTTGTGAATGAAAGCGATACTCTTCTCATCCATGCCATAGACTTCCTCAAGCTGACTGATATGGTGGTAGCCGCCAAGGGCCTTTCGATAATTAATGATAATTTTAGCTCTTTTGGCACCTATGTAGGGGATTTTTTGCAGGGCTTCGGCATCAGCGGTATTGAGGTCGAGTGTCCATTTTTTAGCTTTCGGTTTCTGTTTGGGAAAGGGCTTATATTTTAGCTTGGCTGATTTTGTTTTATACTCAGGGAGCTGCACAAAGGCCTGTAGTTTGTGGAGCATGGCGGTGTCAATTTTCGTGATCTTCAGCAGGTCTTTTTTATATCGAAATTGTCCCCCTTTGTTGCGGTAATTGGTGAGGTGTTTTCTGCTTTCGGGGGCAAAGCCTAATTGCCGCATTTGGAGGTCGGTAACGTCATTGGGGTTGAAGAGAAACAGGCTGTCCTGCTTTAATGATTCTTTAATTTTCAGTAGTGCGGTGGGGGGCTGTGGTGTTGGTATAATACCGGCGTACTGGGCGAGCTCTTTACTTGATTTACTGAGGATTGGTGCACAAAACAGACAAGCAACCAACAGAATGTGGAGTGCCAAAACAGCAGAAGCTTGCGTGGAGGTCAGCTCAAAATGATCCTTGAATTTATTAAAAAAGCGCATAGATTTTTAATTAAATAAAGATCTATGCGCTACTTGGGTTTAATCATCAGCCCTATGGAAAGGGTGCTTTTTTACCTGATTCTTATTGCTTTGATTTTAATTTTTCCATTAGAAAATCCTGATAACCACCTTCGAAAAGTCGCTGGACATATTTTCCCAAAATATCAAACTCAAGGTTTACAGTATCTCCCGCTTTCAATGTTCTGAAGTTGGTGTGCTCGTGCGTGTAAGGGATGATGGTGACACGGAATTTCCCTTTTTCTTCAGTATTAAAAACGGTCAGGCTGACCCCATTAATGGTGATTGAGCCTTTTTCTACACAGAAATTTCCCGTAGAAGGATCATACTCAAAATCATATAACCACGAACCGTCAACCTCCTGAACTTGCGTACAAGTACCAATCTGGTCCACATGCCCCTGAACAATATGTCCATCATATCGTCCGCCAGAAGCCATTGCACGCTCAAGGTTAACGAAATCTCCTGTCTTCAACTGGCCGAGTGCTGTTTTCTTCAATGTTTCGTCCACCGCAACTACCGTAGAGGTATTTCCATCCAATTCAGTGACCGTAAGGCAAACCCCATTATGGGCAAGACTCTGGTCAATCTTCAGCTCAGGAGCCAAAGCCGATTCAATCTTGATCACGGCATTGGATTGCTCCCTGATGATCTCTTTGATGGTCCCAAGTTGTTCAATAATTCCTGTAAACATATATGTATGGTTTTTTTAGCCTTTGCTTTTCAATGTGGCAAAATACAAAATTTTCTTCAAGGGAAGTAATGCTGTTGGCCGTGTGCGGCAATAGATGATTAAGCCCTCGGACGGATCTTTTGTTTGAACAGCATACTGAGGCTTTCGTAAAGTACCTCGCCCATATTTTCACACTTCAGGAAGGCTTTGGATTTATAAAGTTCAGACAGTTCACTTCGCAGGGTAATCACATTTTCGGGCTTGGAGATATGGTCGGTCTTCATCACGTCGATAATCTGATCCACTTTGTAATGCGCCGCACGAATTCGGTTTCGCATTCTTGATCGTTCTTCTTTTTGATATTGAAGTTCCAGCTCTGGCTCAATGTGCTTCATGCCGAGTTTAATAATCGGGTTGTTTTGCATAAAGTACTGCGGAAGGTAAATGACCCTGCGACCTTCATAGCATTGCTGATCAAAGTCAATAGGGCGAATACGATAGTGCACCTCATCAAAATCAGGGATAATCTCCACCACAAAGTTGTTGGCGTGCATGTCTCCGAGTAGGCGAACAAAGCAGCGCTCATTGAATTTTACAAATTCTTTGGCCAGACGAATCTCATTTACCTGACCTTCAGTCATATAATCAGCCATAAACTGGTCGCCAGGCATTCCTTGAATGTGTTCCTCGATCAGGGTGTTGTTATTCACAAAAAAGGTCATGTTGTTCGGCGAGAGCAGGTGCTCGAGCTCAAGGCCGTAAACCCTGGAGGCATCGGCTCTTTTGACATAAAAATAATCGAAAAGATCATTGATACGGTTAACGACACGAATACGGAAAGGGCGGGTATTTCCGTAGGTACATACATCAATGCGATCGATATACAAGTGCCTGATGACAGACTCATCACCATCAGATTTCAGTAGCGCATAAATATATTTCAGGTTCGAATGGACGTGTTCCATCTCATTGGGAGGGAAGAAAACGGTCTCCCAGAGGGTGTCGTTGTCATGTGCGTCAAAGAGTGGAATGGAGCTGTCGTAGCGCAACAGGTCCTCGTAAGCAATGGGTAAATCAGCCTGCCGACCATGCTGATCACAATAACCAAGCAGTTTGTCTGATATAGGATATATTATTTTTTTCTTGCTAATAATAGCCATAGTGTTCTGTTTGATTGTCTGAACACAAATATACCAATTGGAATTACTTTTGACTTCGAATATTCTTCAAAAATAACAATTAAAGGATATTTATCTGTAGGCAAGGAACAACAGCCTGCGAGAAATTAAATGCGAAGGTGTTCCCGCTTGTGCCACAGCCCGCCAAGGCCTTTTAGTATTTGTTCTTCAGCAAGGCTGAACCATTGGCGTTGAGGGTTTTCTGAGGAGGCAGCTACCTGCAGGTGATCGATCAGCAACTGAATGTCAAAATGGTCAGCGGTAATTCCTGCCCCTGCATTTTGGGCATCTATGGCATTGGTGGCTTGCTCGTATTGGCGTGCAACGGGCACCATGAACACCTTTTTGCCCAGGTGCATGGCTTCTGTTACTGACTCAAATCCTGCGGTGGTAATCAGCCCTTTGCATCGGCTCATTTTTTCGAGAAATGACGAAGCATTCAAGGGGTGGCAAGTGAGGTTCGGCTGAGGTGAGTGAGGGGCTTTCCATGTTTTCCGATCAGAAAATAAGTGAATACAAACCTCAGGATGTTGGCTTTGCCAGGTCATGATATCATCAGCGTAACCATCATTGACGACGTAGGCCAGAAAATAGTCTTCGGCATGCTGGCTTGCTGTGGGTAAGTCGTCCCGTAAAAGTGGCGGACAAATGATGGTCTTGCTTTCGGTGGGCAAAGGTGCGTAAGGAGCAAAAGAAAGGGCAATTTTGAGGTCGGCACCCCAACCCATAAAATAGTTGCTCAGCTGATACATCCAACGCTCAAACTGTCGGTGTGGTAAGTGTGGGAAGTCGGGGTGAGTGGCCAGGAACTGGTGCCCGACGGTGATTAGTTTCGATTTGGGCTGAAAGAGCTTCTGGTAGCACCCACCGAGGAAATCACAAAAACTGATGATGGCATCGGCTTTTTTCTCGGTGCTGACCTGATGAATGCGTTGGCAACTGCGAAAATATTGCCCCAAATACAGGCATGATTTCAGGGCAGACCGAACCACACGGATTCGTTTTCGGTGGCGGTCAGTGATAAAGTTGGGGCTGTGGATCCGCTCTACTGGGCACGTAAAATGCGGTTCAAAATAAGGGGGGGCAGCTCTTCGCTTTCCTTTTCCCAAAAACACATGTACCACCTCGTGCCCTGCCCTTTCAAGCAGGTTTTTCATTTGCATGGCTTGGGTCATGTGCCCTCGCCCTTCAATCTGTACCAGGAAAATGAAGCGCATGTGTTGGCTTTTTGATGTTGAAAGTGGGAAAGATTAAAGCTCGTAATTTTTCAGACGGATCGTGAATGTAGTCCCCTCCCCTTCTTTAGAAACTGCGGAAAGGTTGCCTTCATGCTGACGGATAATCTGCCTTGAAAGTGCCAGTCCAATGCCCGAACCGTTCTTTTTGGTGGTGAAAAATGGGATGAAAATTTTGGTCAGGGCTTCCTCTTCTATACCACAACCATTGTCGGTGATTTTCAGGTAGGTATACTTATCGTCTTTTGTGGCAGAAAGCATGATTTTTCCATATTCCGAAATGGCATGGCAAGCATTCAGCAACAGGTTGATCAGCACCTGTTGTAATTGCTGAGCATCGGCATTAATTTTCAGGTCATCAGGAATGATCTGAATGTCCATCTGAATATTTTTGGCGCAGGTTTCATGCTCCATCAGCTTGGCACTTTCGTCATACAATGCCCGCACACTGATGGTTTGCTTGTCAGGCAATGGTACCTTGGTCAGGCTTCGGAAATCTGTAACAAACTGAATCAAGCCTTTTCCACGTT is a window from the Persicobacter psychrovividus genome containing:
- the ruvA gene encoding Holliday junction branch migration protein RuvA, encoding MIAYIRGRLAEKEPTYVVIETAGIGYNIRISLNTYDRLKDQKEEVRLATYLQVKEDSHTLFGFFDISEKKLFTQLISVNGVGANTAMVMLSSMEVKALKEAIVAEDVKTVQKIKGIGAKTAQRIILELKDKFIKEGLEAPAGGTTAKGSQVQEEALMALTTLGIPKATAEKSIATIIKKHGSDVTVEDIIKLALKN
- a CDS encoding secondary thiamine-phosphate synthase enzyme YjbQ produces the protein MQYFQTTLQLKEYPRGFHLITDQIIQAMPEIRQIKTGLLHLFIQHTSASISLNENADPTVRTDLEAFINKLVPEHTPYFEHTYEGPDDMPAHIKASLIGSNITIPIKDGSLCLGTWQGVYLGEHRNYGGQRRVMITVHGQ
- a CDS encoding helix-hairpin-helix domain-containing protein; the encoded protein is MRFFNKFKDHFELTSTQASAVLALHILLVACLFCAPILSKSSKELAQYAGIIPTPQPPTALLKIKESLKQDSLFLFNPNDVTDLQMRQLGFAPESRKHLTNYRNKGGQFRYKKDLLKITKIDTAMLHKLQAFVQLPEYKTKSAKLKYKPFPKQKPKAKKWTLDLNTADAEALQKIPYIGAKRAKIIINYRKALGGYHHISQLEEVYGMDEKSIAFIHKHGRIATVKIAPISINRAEFKALLRHPYLEYEMVKTICNQREDFPFTNIAHLQSVLEWDDQKTQMARPYFSFD
- a CDS encoding riboflavin synthase yields the protein MFTGIIEQLGTIKEIIREQSNAVIKIESALAPELKIDQSLAHNGVCLTVTELDGNTSTVVAVDETLKKTALGQLKTGDFVNLERAMASGGRYDGHIVQGHVDQIGTCTQVQEVDGSWLYDFEYDPSTGNFCVEKGSITINGVSLTVFNTEEKGKFRVTIIPYTHEHTNFRTLKAGDTVNLEFDILGKYVQRLFEGGYQDFLMEKLKSKQ
- a CDS encoding glycosyltransferase family protein; this encodes MRFIFLVQIEGRGHMTQAMQMKNLLERAGHEVVHVFLGKGKRRAAPPYFEPHFTCPVERIHSPNFITDRHRKRIRVVRSALKSCLYLGQYFRSCQRIHQVSTEKKADAIISFCDFLGGCYQKLFQPKSKLITVGHQFLATHPDFPHLPHRQFERWMYQLSNYFMGWGADLKIALSFAPYAPLPTESKTIICPPLLRDDLPTASQHAEDYFLAYVVNDGYADDIMTWQSQHPEVCIHLFSDRKTWKAPHSPQPNLTCHPLNASSFLEKMSRCKGLITTAGFESVTEAMHLGKKVFMVPVARQYEQATNAIDAQNAGAGITADHFDIQLLIDHLQVAASSENPQRQWFSLAEEQILKGLGGLWHKREHLRI